The following proteins are co-located in the Hydrogenophaga sp. RAC07 genome:
- the bioB gene encoding biotin synthase BioB, which translates to MNDTILREEPIHWVQSPPQPAEASSVGTLSVEARQQAWPVAEVQALLDLSFPELMHRAQTVHREHHDPTEMELATLLSIKTGGCPEDCGYCPQSVHHETGVPATKMMTPEEVREAVLGAKAAGASRFCMGAAWRAPNDRDLEKVEELVRVIKDEGLEACCTLGMLTGDQAQRLKGAGLDYYNHNLDTAPELYGDIITTRDYQDRLDTLGHVRGAGIHVCSGGIVGMGESRAGRAGLIAQLANLAPYPESVPINHLVKVPGTPLADEPDLDPLEFVRTVAVARITMPRAKVRLSAGRRQMDESTQVLCFLAGANSIFYGDKLLVTGNPDVEADQDLLARTGMHTTRAHA; encoded by the coding sequence ATGAATGACACGATCCTGAGAGAAGAACCCATCCACTGGGTGCAATCACCCCCGCAGCCTGCCGAGGCATCGAGCGTGGGAACCTTGTCGGTCGAGGCCCGCCAGCAGGCCTGGCCGGTGGCCGAGGTGCAGGCCCTGCTGGACCTGTCATTCCCTGAGCTGATGCACCGCGCGCAGACCGTGCACCGCGAGCACCACGACCCCACCGAGATGGAGCTGGCCACGCTGCTGTCCATCAAGACCGGCGGCTGCCCGGAGGACTGCGGCTATTGCCCGCAGTCGGTGCACCACGAGACCGGCGTGCCCGCCACCAAGATGATGACGCCCGAGGAAGTGCGCGAGGCCGTGCTCGGCGCCAAGGCGGCCGGCGCCTCGCGCTTCTGCATGGGTGCCGCCTGGCGAGCGCCCAACGACCGCGACCTGGAAAAGGTCGAGGAGTTGGTGCGCGTGATCAAGGACGAGGGCCTGGAGGCCTGCTGCACCCTGGGCATGCTCACGGGCGACCAGGCGCAACGCCTCAAGGGCGCTGGTCTGGACTACTACAACCACAACCTGGACACCGCGCCCGAGCTGTACGGCGACATCATCACCACCCGCGACTACCAGGACCGGCTGGACACGCTGGGCCACGTGCGCGGGGCCGGCATCCACGTCTGCAGCGGCGGCATCGTGGGCATGGGCGAGTCCCGCGCCGGGCGCGCCGGCCTGATCGCGCAACTGGCCAACCTGGCACCGTACCCCGAGTCGGTGCCGATCAACCACCTGGTCAAGGTGCCCGGCACGCCGCTGGCCGACGAGCCCGACCTCGACCCGCTGGAGTTCGTGCGCACCGTGGCGGTGGCCCGCATCACCATGCCCAGGGCCAAGGTGCGCCTGTCGGCCGGGCGCCGGCAGATGGACGAATCGACCCAGGTGCTGTGCTTCCTGGCCGGCGCCAACTCCATCTTCTACGGTGACAAGCTGCTGGTGACCGGCAATCCCGACGTGGAAGCCGACCAGGACCTGCTGGCCCGCACGGGCATGCACACCACGCGGGCGCACGCCTGA
- a CDS encoding citryl-CoA lyase: MTRKAKPIRSDIAWSTPDRIEVHGKSLPDEILGHLNLGDMAFLQIVGRMPTQQESNVFNAIAVTLVEHGITPSALVARLTYAGAPESLQAAVAAGLCGLGSVFVGSTEGTAKMLYEALPPETKGADLERIACDTVAAFRARGQIIPGLGHPLHKPVDPRAPRLFQIAKDNGFSGDYIRLEQLICAEAERVAGKSLPVNATGAIGAISCELGLPWKIVRGIGVLARAIGLVGHILEESKNPMAVEIWQRVEDEATQHIRPQGA; the protein is encoded by the coding sequence ATGACTCGCAAAGCCAAACCCATCCGCTCCGACATTGCCTGGAGTACCCCCGACCGCATCGAGGTGCACGGCAAGAGTCTGCCTGACGAAATCCTCGGCCATCTCAACCTGGGTGATATGGCCTTCTTGCAGATCGTCGGGCGCATGCCAACGCAGCAGGAGTCCAACGTCTTCAACGCCATCGCGGTGACGCTGGTCGAGCACGGCATCACGCCCAGTGCGCTGGTCGCGCGACTGACCTACGCCGGTGCGCCCGAATCGCTGCAGGCCGCCGTGGCGGCCGGATTGTGCGGTCTGGGCAGCGTGTTCGTCGGCAGCACCGAAGGCACCGCCAAAATGCTGTACGAGGCCCTGCCACCCGAAACGAAAGGAGCTGATCTGGAGCGCATCGCTTGCGACACCGTGGCAGCCTTTCGCGCGCGCGGCCAGATCATTCCGGGGCTCGGCCATCCGCTGCACAAGCCGGTCGATCCGCGTGCCCCGCGCCTGTTCCAGATCGCCAAGGACAATGGCTTTTCAGGCGACTACATCCGGCTCGAACAACTGATCTGCGCCGAGGCCGAACGCGTCGCTGGCAAGTCGCTTCCCGTCAACGCGACCGGCGCCATCGGCGCCATCAGCTGCGAGCTCGGGCTACCATGGAAAATTGTGCGCGGCATCGGCGTCCTGGCGCGTGCCATCGGGCTGGTGGGACACATCCTGGAAGAGAGCAAGAACCCGATGGCGGTCGAGATCTGGCAGCGGGTCGAAGACGAGGCCACCCAGCACATCAGACCACAAGGCGCCTGA
- the panD gene encoding aspartate 1-decarboxylase — translation MFRTLLKSKIHRATVTHCELHYEGSCGIDEDLLEASNIRPNEQVHIWNVNNGERFITYAIRSPRGSGIISLNGSAARRASVGDLVIIAAFGMVHEDKLDEAVPQLVFPDAANRIVETRSEPAGPQAGDPVILPPGAEL, via the coding sequence ATGTTCCGCACCCTGCTGAAATCCAAAATCCACCGCGCCACCGTCACCCACTGCGAGCTGCACTATGAAGGCTCTTGCGGCATCGACGAAGACCTGCTGGAGGCGAGCAACATCCGCCCCAACGAACAGGTTCACATCTGGAACGTCAACAACGGCGAACGGTTCATCACCTACGCCATCAGGTCGCCGCGCGGCAGCGGCATCATTTCGCTCAACGGCTCGGCCGCCCGGCGCGCCAGCGTGGGCGACCTGGTGATCATCGCGGCCTTCGGCATGGTGCACGAAGACAAGCTCGACGAGGCCGTGCCCCAGCTGGTGTTCCCCGACGCTGCCAACCGCATCGTCGAGACCCGCAGCGAGCCCGCAGGTCCGCAGGCCGGCGACCCGGTCATCCTGCCCCCGGGCGCCGAGCTTTGA